The genomic segment CGATCTGGCAGGACCCACGTCGGATTATGGCGGCGCCGGGGGGATGGAAGCCATCAAGATGGCTGTTGAGGACATTGGCGGTTCCGTCAACGGTCGCCCCGTCGAGATCGCCTTCATCGACCATCAGAACAAGCCCGACGTTGCGGTGACGAAGGCGCGCGAGGCCTACGACAACGGCACCGACATGATCATCAATCTGTCGAACTCGGCTGCAGCACTGGGTGTGATGGAGATTGCCAAGGCGAAGAACAAGGTCGCCATCGTCACCGGAGCCGGGTCCAGTAAAATTACCGGCGAGGCGTGCTCGCCCAATACAGTACATTTCGCGTTCAATGCTCATTCGCTATCGACTGCTCCGGTGGAGGTGCTGACCAAGGGCGGTGACAGCGACTGGTTCCTGATCGTATCGGACTTCGCCTATGGTCTTTCGGTGGAAGGTGCCGTAACCGGCGCAGTCGAGTCGGCTGGCGGGAAGATCGTCGGCAACGTCAAACATCCTGCCTTCATGGCCAGCGACTTCTCCTCCTATGCGCTTCAGGCGATCTCGTCCGGTGCCAAGATTATCGGCCTATCGAACTCCTCCTCCGACACCACGAATTCGATCCGGGCATTGAAGGAGTTTGGCCTGGCCGACGGCCAGAAGATGGTGGCCTTCACCCTGCTGATCAATGAGATCCACGGTCTCGGTCTCGACCAAGCTTCGGGGCTTGTCTTCGCGGACGCGTTCTACTGGGATAGAACCGATGCGACGCGCGAATGGTCGAAGCGCTTCTTTGAGCGGGTCGGCAAAATGCCCAACATGGTGAATGCGGGGGACTATTCCGGTACCATGCACTATCTGCGCGCGGTCGAGGCCGCCGGTTCCACGGATGCCGAAAAAGTACTGGCCAAGATGCACGAAATGCCGGTCAACGACATGTTCGCCGAAAATGGCCGCATCCGCGAAGACGGCATGATGGTCCACGATATGTACCTCGTGTCAGTCAAGACGCCCGAGGAATCGAAGTATCCGTGGGACTACCTGAATATTGTTGAGACGATCCCGGCCGACAAAGCCTTTGTCCCGCTCGAGCAGAGCGCCTGCCCGCTCGTGAAGAAAGGCTAAGGCTGGGCTGATGACCTATGTCCTCGAAACGGTTGAACTCTGCAAGGAGTTCCGCGGGTTCCGGGCTGTCTCCAACGTCTCGATAAAGGTCCGGAAGGGCGATATCCACGCCCTCATCGGACCGAACGGCGCAGGCAAGACGACAGTGTTCAACCTGCTGACGAAGTTCCTGGAGCC from the Rhizobium sp. ARZ01 genome contains:
- a CDS encoding ABC transporter substrate-binding protein, which produces MKSVSKLILALMASAAIGSASVAQEAPIRVALMTDLAGPTSDYGGAGGMEAIKMAVEDIGGSVNGRPVEIAFIDHQNKPDVAVTKAREAYDNGTDMIINLSNSAAALGVMEIAKAKNKVAIVTGAGSSKITGEACSPNTVHFAFNAHSLSTAPVEVLTKGGDSDWFLIVSDFAYGLSVEGAVTGAVESAGGKIVGNVKHPAFMASDFSSYALQAISSGAKIIGLSNSSSDTTNSIRALKEFGLADGQKMVAFTLLINEIHGLGLDQASGLVFADAFYWDRTDATREWSKRFFERVGKMPNMVNAGDYSGTMHYLRAVEAAGSTDAEKVLAKMHEMPVNDMFAENGRIREDGMMVHDMYLVSVKTPEESKYPWDYLNIVETIPADKAFVPLEQSACPLVKKG